From the genome of Sphingobacterium sp. UGAL515B_05:
TTGCGGGAGGCTGTCGAAGCATTCAGCTCAGCGGCAGCACCATCGTAATCTTTCAACCAGTATTTTGCTTCTGCCCGCAATAAGCGTGTTTCTTCGGCCAAAAAGTAAGGATTGACAGCGCCCGCAACATTGAGGGTAGACAACTTGGGATACATCCACCGGGAACGCATGTAATTGCTGAAAAGCCCCCTTCCTCTGGCTTCCAGCAAAATACCGAAGTTACTCGTGTAAGTAAAATATTGGTAGAAGCGTTTGTCGTCAGATTCAATAGGACCCAAGATAATGCTGTTGTTGGTTGGATAAGCTGTGGGCGTTTTTTTTGTTTTATCCGCCAAATAAGCGATTTTGATATCTGCAGGAACATAGGAGGCCGTTCCGTAAGGCCGTTCGAGTACATCGACCAGGGCATTGTAATAGCCGCCCACGGTAGTGGTGATGGTGTAATCGGTGGTAAAACCCTTGTTGGCATAGGCAAGAACTCTGTTCCAATAAGGAGAACCCAGATTTTCGGCTTCGGCCTTATCCCGTGCTACGGAGGAAAGGATCCGTGCAGAAAGCGAATTGATCAGCAATACGAGATCGCCTTTGGAAATGGTGACACCCTTTAAAAAATCGAAATTCAGGTTGGGTGTTTCGGCAATAAGCTGCAAGGTCTTATCAAGATGTTTGATGCCATTCTCGATCAGCTCTTTATAGGAATTGGGAAACTCCTTGAGTTTAAGGTTGACATCATCGACAATCAGTCCGCGGTCGAATATTGCGCCCAGGTAACCTTGGGAGACACCTTTTGCATAGTAGGCACCAATAAGACAGTCTTTGGTCCGGTCGGCACCCTTGTCATCATAGATTGTCAACTTTTGATTCTCGATCAGGTCGATCACTTTGGTGGCATCCAGATTGGACTGATAGAAATTGGAATACACTTCACGAACGGCTGCATTACCGCGGTAAGCGGAATTGTTGTTCAAACGTAACCGCGGTTCGTTCGCAAAATCCCACCAGGACTGGCTGCCGTTGGTATTGGTTGACTGGTCTGCCCAAAGACTAAAATGGGAGCCACCAGCGTTATTGGTCGTGGTATTAAAGGCGGTTTGCACACTGCTTGTTGTGAGTACATAACCCAAACTTTTTATCTTTTCTATGGCTTCGGCATTCGTCAATGTCGAGGGGTCATCGAATCCGATTGATTCGCATGAGCCTAGTGAGAAAAGCACGGCTAAACCAAAAAATATCTTCTTCATGTTTTACTTTGTCTGATTAGGTTAAAAATTGAAGGTTAGTTTTCCTGAAATAATACGGTAGGTAGGGTAATTAAATCCATCCTGTCCGATTCCATCCACATTGACTCCCTTATAGTTTGTCCAGATAAAGAGGTTTCTGCCGATAAGGGATAGATTGGCATTTTTCAGAACCTTGGAAAGACCTAGTTTTTCTGTTGGGAGTTTATAGGATAACGAAAGTTCGCGAAGGGCCAAATAGGTGGTTTTTTCGATCCAATAATCTGTTACTTGTGAGGCGTTGAATACCTGGGTGGTAAAGTTTAGCGGTTTGCCTGCGGCGGCACTCCGGTCAGAAAATTCCGAGCGGTAGACATAGGTCAGATATTGTGCGGTTTCATTGAATTTTTGTCCGCCTTGTTGCCAATCCAGCACGCTGTAAAGTGAAAAACGTCCGTAATTAAAGGTGTTTGTAAAACCCAGTAAAAAATCTGGATTGGCATCGCCGATAATTTTGGCATTACCGGTTGCAGCGTTGACATAAAATACGGGCGCTTCGTTGGCCGTACCCAAAGCGGCTTTTTCGACCACGACACCAAATTCATTTACCACATAGTCTTCAACCCGTTTGGTACCGTTACCGGCATTGATGACAAAACCGTCGGCATTGGTTTGCAACTGCGCGAGATCCGAGTGGATACTGTACCCATAAATTGCGGTGGTACTGGCACCGACAGCTTTTCGATAACCGTTGTATGTAAACTCGGGAACATCGCCCAGTGAGGTAATCCGGCTACGGACGCGGCTGAAAGTAAGGCCTGATGACCAATTAAACTTTTTATGCTCGAGCACTTTTCCATTGACCTCCAGTTCGAGAGAATTTGATTTTACAGCGCCTAGGTTGTCGTAGATGCTTGCTGAGCCCGAAATCGGTGTAAAGGCTGGGACAGAAATAAAATCGTTGGTACTATTTGAAAAAGCATAGTTGAACTGCACATTCAGTCGCTTAAATAAAACGGCATCAAAACCAAGTTCCGTTTCCGCGGTAACTGCCCGCTTCAGGTCGGTATTGTCATTTTGTGTATAGCTGACACCCCCTGTATTGGTGATGCTGACGCGGCTGTCTTTGGCGCCAAAAGGAGGAAGGCTTCCCGCTTTTCCATATGCCACCCGCAGCTTAAACTCTGTCAATGGATCGAGCTTGATATCCTGCGTCAAACGGTATGCGGCAGAAATGCGGGGGAAAAAGGCTGTACCGACATCGCGGCCAAACCGTGAACTCTGATCGAGCCGGCCGAGGGCGTCGACAAATAGTTTATCTGCCCAGGCAAACTTGGCGTTGAGGAAATAGCCATGGTTAACTGTTTTCTCCCAATTGGATGAAATAATCCTCGTGCTCGGTTCTGTCACATCTAGGCTTTTGACTGGGGCCGTAAGATTTCGACCGGAAGCATTGAAACCTGTCTGAGATGCAAATTCATACACATATTTGGCAGTAAGACCCCAATCCAGATTGCCAGTCCTGCGGTTGTAATTTAATTGTAGCTGACCATTTTTGCTGGTGCTTTTGGAGGTTCTTAAAGCATAGTTCCCATTATTCAGACTGACATCCGGGACAATGGTCTGATATCCTTTAGGGTAGTATTCTTCGGTATTATATTGTTTGGTCTGTAAGGAAAGGGCTCCTTCGGCACTCAGGTGTTCGGTAATTACATATTTTAGTTTTCCACCCAGCAGCAGATTCTCGGTCTGATAGGCGTATTCCTCATTGCTCAGTCGATAGAAAGGATTGGTCCATTGCTGACCGGAAAGATTGCTCCCTTTGGGTAGGTAGACATATTTTCCCGATTCATTCTTTTCGCTGAGATCGATAAAAGGCTCGACAAGTAAAGTCGAATAAAGCAGTCCATCCGAACGGCTGGATACAGCACTCGAAGGTGTATTGAAGAAGCTATACTGCGTGGTTAGATCGGCTGTAATTTTGGGTGAAACGCGGTAACCAAGATTGAACAGAATGTTCTGTCTTTTGTCTGCATCGACCACTGGTGAAACACCGCCTTTATGTTGGTTTTGTGCGGATAAATAGATGTTGTATTTTTCACCACTTGCTGCGGCCGAGATGGAATTGGTAAAATAGCTGGTCTGGCCCAATAGATTTTTGGTATTGTCCACATAGTCTTTATAGGGATGCAGATTGACCGAAAAACCATTTTCCTTGTAGTCGATCACCCGGGCTCCATTGACCAACAGGAAAGATCCGTCTGGATTGACCTTGAAATGATGCTGAATGGATAGGGGTGGAAGTAATAACAGACTTGAGTAACCAAGTTCGTTATCTATACTGATATTCAGTTTTCCTTCCTTTTTACCGTTTTTTGTCAACACCTGAATGACCCCGCCCTCGCCGCGGGTTCCATATAAGGCCGAGGCTGCAGCTCCTTTGACTACTTCGATGCTCTCAATATCGTTGGGATTAAGATCTGAAAGACGGAGGGCTGTGACAAAGCCATCCACAACGATCAAAGGTTCGATTTCTCCGGTTACCGACTTTGATCCACGGAGATATACCGATGCCCCGGCATTGCCACCCGACTGGTCGATGCGGAGGCCGGCGACTTTTCCGCGTAAACTCGTGGAAGCATCGAGCGCAGGAACGGTGCCGATCAGCTCCTGGTCTACTTTGGTCAATGCAAAGGATAGCTTTTTGCGGCTTGTACCTTGTGCAACACCTGTTACCACAACTTCTTCCAGATCTTTGCTCGCTGGGCTGAGCGCAATAACTATGGGGCTTTTGTCGATCACAAGGGATAGTGACTTGTAGTTGAGATGTGTTAGCTTGACCTTAAAGGGGAGCTTCTGTCCAGTAACAAATTGAAATCTACCCTCCCTGTCGGTTTTCACAGAGTGGGTAACAGCATCCAATTGCACAGTGACATCTTCTATAGGCTGTTTTGTAGAAGCGTCAATGATATGGCCCTCAAGGGTAGCGTTTACGATAGGTTTGGGCTTGTTCTGTGAATAAGTGGGGTGTACCCAAAAAAAGAACAATAGAAAATAGATAGAATACAGCCGTACTCCAATGTTTTTCATAAAATTTGGATTAATAGTTAAAAATTAAACAAGTGCCAACGCCAATTGATTACTTGCAGGATTTCTAGGGGAATGTTTCTACAGCAGAACACTGCAGTTTTGTGTTAGCAACACATTCGCATGGATGCAATGTGGAATAGTTGATTTTTCATAAGGGATCTTAAATGTTAAAAAAGTTTAGTTGATTGAATACGATAAGCAAATATAGGGAATTAAAAATAAAGTCTATAAAATTAGTAGATTATTTTTTTAAATAAATTGAACTGCGCTGCTGCTACGAAACCAAAGCGGGCTTCCATGTAAATGAAAGCCCGCTTTTTGAAGTCTTTTGATCGCTTGTGTTTCTAGCATGGAGGCTGGCGAAGATATAGGCCATGTTTTAGTAGGCCATTGTCTGGATTCTTTTCTACTTCAGCTTTTTCAATTTTACTGTTTTTGTTGATAGGGGTATCACATAGCGATTCAACGGATCTTTGTTTATTCCTTCCACCTCATAATGGCTTTCGGGATTTACATTGAGCAGAATATTTGTGCTGTTTTGTTTTGCTTCATTATTGAAGATCAGGGTGACGCTATGGTCTTTTTGATCGTAATGTAATTCGGCAATTTCTCCGGCATCTGTGGTCAACCATAGATTTTCTTTTGCCAGGAAAACACGTCCTTTGGAAGCTGTAGTCAGTGCAACCTTGACCTGTTGTTTTTCGGTTTTTAGATTACCGCTGAAAGCCAGCCAGCCAAATTCGGGATGTTCGACAATATAGGTCCCCGAATTGACGGCATAACCATAAAAGCCGGTTCCATAATCGCCCGAGATGCCGTCATTGGCCAGTGTGGATGGGTAGGAGTGGAATGCTCCCGGGCCAAAGCCGTCGGCTGTGACATTGGCCAATGCACCCATCATACCTGCATGTCCGATACGGAGCAGGTAGAAGTCGTCTGGATGGTCGCGGTAGGCTGTAAGGACGGGAATGGCATTGAGGGCCGAACCATAATGATGCAGCTGCCGCTCGATACGGGAGAGCTTGCCGCCATAGACAAAATCCCAATAACGGCGTGCACTGCCATTGTAACCCCAGTGCGGCACGGTAGGCATGTAAGCAATGATGGCATTGAGCGTCACTTGAGCTTTTTCGTCGAAGCCGAAAAAGCGCGACCAGAGGTATACCTCTTCCTGACCTGTAGAATCCCATGGCATCTCACTCCCGAATGGATAATTGAGGGTTTTCCAATGCTCTGCTCGCTTGCGCATGGCGGCTTCAAGCTTGTCGGCCATCGTTGTTAATCCTTCCTTGCGGAGATCATTGAGGACGATAAGGAAGATACTGCCTTCCATTTGACCGAATTGCGCGTAGTAAGGTGCTTTTTCGACCATGGCGATACTGGTCTGGTAAGCCCGTTCGAGGTACTTGTCCCAGGTTTCCTCATTGACCAGATTGTTGTAGTTGCGGGCGAGCCTGTACATCACCCAGTGTGCTGCCGCAACATGTGGATAATTGTAGGATCGTCCTATGTCATCGGCTTCCTTTTTGGGCCAGGCAGACCAGGTTTTCCAGTTGATATCCGAACGGTAGGTACCGGCGGGCATTGAATCTGGTTCATAATAAAAAAGGCTTTTGACAACACCATATTTCTTGTCGCCTTCTTTATGCTGGATATGACCGTATAGTGTCTCATTGACAAAACGTTTCAATTTGGCTATTTCCTGTTGATCGGGCTGCAGTACTTGTTTCATCAGGGCGGCAAGCCAGCTTGCTGCTCCGGCTTCATCGCTGAGGCCTGCAAACCAGGCGCTCCTATTTTGGGTGATGGGCTGCTGTTCTTCATAGTCATAGGATATGACAGACGGTGAACGGCCAAAGAGATCCTTGTCATTTTCATACCACTGCTTGGTGGTGAGGAAATGGCCCAGATCCTGTACAACTTCTTTTTCGGATTTGATTACTTTATAGTGGATCGTCTGCGTAATGCCATCCCTGTAGTTGATGGTAAGCCGTGCACGTCCCCAACGGTTGCCCTTCACTTCGTATTCGGTCCATTGCTGAGCTGTGCTTCCTTTCTTTGTCAGGGTCAATGCACCTTCGGGATAGACACTGACACTTTTGACCGCTTTGTTGTGCTTAACAAAGAGTTTGGCGGGATTGTCCATGGGGACAACATATCCGGGAAGTCCAACAGCGACAGGCCTATTGTTTTTCAATAACTCCGATTCAATTTGCCTGATACTTGGCGCGAGGACAAATTTTAAGGCAAAGGTCTTTGACTCATGTGGTTTCAAGAGGGTAGAAGTCGGTGTATTCCATTGTTCTACGCCTTTCCAATCAGTCTCGGCATAGGCCTTACTGTGGATCATCCATTCATGAAATCCCTCAAAGGTAATACTTCGGGGGGTAGGGTCTGTATTGAGCGGATTGTAGGCTTCAAAGCCTGCATTTTTATAGGGCAATACCAACAGACTCGGCCCATTGCCATGTAGGCGGTTGACCTGTAGATAACCCGCATCTTGGCCGATATAGGGATCGAAAAAGACATTCTGTGCATGTGCCTGATCGAGATTTTTCCAATCCATGTTGTTGTTGAAGGGAAGTGGGATACCCAGCGCCCCGATTTCGATGGGATAATCGTTGGGATTTGAAACCTCAAAACTCAGGATCAGATCGCCTCCGTCATCTCGCCAGCTGCGTACAACCTTCAACGGAATATTGTTGAGCGTAGGGCTGATGTCTGCGCTTGCAAGATCGTTTTTTGCCGGATTTATTGGGATGACATGCTTACGGTCTGCCGCCGATGAGTAGGAAGTCCAGGGGGTATCACCCTGACGGCGCAAACTGATATTGATATCACCGATATGAAAAAACTTATTGCGGTCTCTTTTGCTCAGGAGCTCAACAGGCGTATAGTCAAAATCTTTTTCGCCGCCGTTGGGGCGAAAAGAAGATAGCGTCTGCGATGCATTGAGGATAGCTACATGGAGGTTTTTGAGGGTAAAGCTTTTGGCGCCCTCTTCTACACCTAAAGTGGCTTGCTGTGCTTTGACTGCTTTCCATACGGGGTGTTCGTCCTGTTGACTATATACGCTGCTTGGCAACTGTGTGCATACGAGCGCAAATAGGATCCAATAGCTTTTTTTAAGATTCATTTTTGACATGTTATTGCTCATTTAATACGCCGAAGATCATTGTTCTTACAAAGATGAAGGATTGTACTCTCGATTTATGGGTAGATTTTAACCTTCAATAGCCCATTTTTAACCTATTAGCCCTCAAAATTTGTAATGCGATGATCGAAGTTATAAATTTAATGTTAAATAGACATTTATCGTAGATTTTAGTTGTTATAAAGTCAGTTGAATGGCGATATCGTTTTTTATGTACCTGTAAACTTTGTGTTATCATGAAACATCATTTTTCTTGCGTTATTTTGGTTACACTGGTTATGTCACTTACAGGGCTGGTGGCACAGCCGTTGAAACCCTACCAAAAGCCTAATGTATTGAATCCACTGTTGCCTGGGTATTTTGCGGACCCGAGCATCAAGAAAATTGCAGATACGTATTATATCTATGCGACCACCGATGGTAATGGTTGGGGAGCAGGGCCATCACAGGTATGGACATCCAGGGATTTTAAGAACTGGACCATTCAACCCATGAACTGGCCCAATACACACTGGTACTGGGCTCCTGATATCACGCAGGGATACGACGGACGATATTACCTCTATTATAGTCAGCCTGTAGAAATTTTTGGGGCAGTGGCCGACAGCCCTACAGGCCCCTGGGAACCTTTGGTATCCGGTGGCAAATCGATGATCCCGAACTATATGGTTCCAGGTGTGATTACCCTGGACGGGCAAACCTTTCGGGATGATGATGGTCGCATCTATCTATTTTGGGGAACCTGGGGAATCTACCCCGATCATGGATGTGGGGTGGGGATACTCAACAGGGATATGAAAACGTTCGAAAAAACAGCATTGATTCCAAATACGGTTGCAAAGGACTTTTTTGAGGCGCCCTATATGTTTAAGCGTAAGGGCATCTATTACCTGATGTACTCCTCGGGGCATTGTGAAGATGGTACTTATCGTGTGCAATATGTTAAAAGTAAAATCGGTCCTATGGGACCTTTTGAATATCCATCGGCCAATCCGATATTGATTACAAACGAGGATGGCAGTATTCACGGTCCGGGACATCATAGTATTCTTGAACAGGATAATCGTTATTTCATCGTCTATCACAGGCATAATAATCCACATGCTGGGGGCGGCTTCCACCGTCAGGTTGCCATGGACGAGCTATTCTTTAGGCCTGACGGCGATATTGAGCCGGTGCGGCCCACACATGCTGGTGTGCCAGATTTGCTTCCAACAGTTACAGGGCCAGTCGATTTGGCTTTTGGGAAAACGGTGCAGGCCTCTTCTTACTACAATGCAGATTTTAGGCCTGCATTCTTAGTCGACAACAACAATGGAACACTATGGCGGGCCAAAAATAATCAAGGACCGGCCTGGGTAGCTATTGACCTGGGTAAGAAGCTGGATATACAGACCATATCCATTCAGTTTGAATACCCGACTTATGCCTATCAATACCGACTCGAAACTTCTGTGGATGGTCTTGCCTGGAAAAGCTTTATAGATCGCTCGAATAATGACCGTTGGGCAAGTCCTATTGTTGAACATGGCAAAGCTATGGCAAGATATGTTAGATTACATGTATTGAACACGCAAGTGAATGGACTTCCTCGTGGCGTTTGGAACATGAAAGTGTATGCACAAAAGCTTGCGCAACAGACGCTGTGGTCTGCAGCACAAACGATGCCCGTCAGGGAAATAACATTGGGTAATTTAATCCATATCGATGCGGCCAATTACCTTGAGGGGCAACAGGTAAAAGGTATTCAGAATAAAGGGCTACTCGGGGGGATGTTCAGTACAGAACATGCCTTGGCCGTTAAAAATTATCAGGGTAAAAAGGCATTCTTCTTTGATGGAGCTACCGCATTGCGATCGACTTTCGCTGTGCCCCAGTCGTTGGCTGCAAATAGTTCTTATAGTATTGCACTATGGGTCAATAATCCGGACATCGCCCGGTTTGAACCGTTGGTTGCCTGGTCGTCGGGGCAGCAGGATCTCAGTAAAGCGATTTTTGGTTATGGTACAGATTCCGGACGTGGGGCCATCACGCATGGCTCCTGGCCTGATTTGGGGTATGCATCGGTACCGGGCGCAAATGTATGGCATCATATTGTATTTTCTTTTGACGGCTATCAGGAGTCTATTTATGTGGACGGAAAGCTGCAGCGCAAGGAAAATAGGATGCTGTTTGTCAGGCCTGGTGACGCCTTTGTGTTGGGAGCTTCGGATGTGCTGGATCAGCACTTTTCGGGCTATGTATCCAGTTTGCAGGTATATAATACGAGCTTGGATGAGGAGGAAGTGGCCAGGTTGGCCAATGAAGTCCCGAAATCGGATTTCTTTGCGCTGCAAACTGACGATTTAAACCTCGGAAAGCTCAGCACTTTGCGGAACCAGGGAACAGCAAAGGATACCTTAGTGGCCCTTGACGATGCGGAGGTGGTGGTAGCGGGAAATAGATTGGCATTGAAAGGTAAGGCTTTTGAAAGTG
Proteins encoded in this window:
- a CDS encoding SusC/RagA family TonB-linked outer membrane protein, whose amino-acid sequence is MKNIGVRLYSIYFLLFFFWVHPTYSQNKPKPIVNATLEGHIIDASTKQPIEDVTVQLDAVTHSVKTDREGRFQFVTGQKLPFKVKLTHLNYKSLSLVIDKSPIVIALSPASKDLEEVVVTGVAQGTSRKKLSFALTKVDQELIGTVPALDASTSLRGKVAGLRIDQSGGNAGASVYLRGSKSVTGEIEPLIVVDGFVTALRLSDLNPNDIESIEVVKGAAASALYGTRGEGGVIQVLTKNGKKEGKLNISIDNELGYSSLLLLPPLSIQHHFKVNPDGSFLLVNGARVIDYKENGFSVNLHPYKDYVDNTKNLLGQTSYFTNSISAAASGEKYNIYLSAQNQHKGGVSPVVDADKRQNILFNLGYRVSPKITADLTTQYSFFNTPSSAVSSRSDGLLYSTLLVEPFIDLSEKNESGKYVYLPKGSNLSGQQWTNPFYRLSNEEYAYQTENLLLGGKLKYVITEHLSAEGALSLQTKQYNTEEYYPKGYQTIVPDVSLNNGNYALRTSKSTSKNGQLQLNYNRRTGNLDWGLTAKYVYEFASQTGFNASGRNLTAPVKSLDVTEPSTRIISSNWEKTVNHGYFLNAKFAWADKLFVDALGRLDQSSRFGRDVGTAFFPRISAAYRLTQDIKLDPLTEFKLRVAYGKAGSLPPFGAKDSRVSITNTGGVSYTQNDNTDLKRAVTAETELGFDAVLFKRLNVQFNYAFSNSTNDFISVPAFTPISGSASIYDNLGAVKSNSLELEVNGKVLEHKKFNWSSGLTFSRVRSRITSLGDVPEFTYNGYRKAVGASTTAIYGYSIHSDLAQLQTNADGFVINAGNGTKRVEDYVVNEFGVVVEKAALGTANEAPVFYVNAATGNAKIIGDANPDFLLGFTNTFNYGRFSLYSVLDWQQGGQKFNETAQYLTYVYRSEFSDRSAAAGKPLNFTTQVFNASQVTDYWIEKTTYLALRELSLSYKLPTEKLGLSKVLKNANLSLIGRNLFIWTNYKGVNVDGIGQDGFNYPTYRIISGKLTFNF
- a CDS encoding DUF5695 domain-containing protein; the encoded protein is MNLKKSYWILFALVCTQLPSSVYSQQDEHPVWKAVKAQQATLGVEEGAKSFTLKNLHVAILNASQTLSSFRPNGGEKDFDYTPVELLSKRDRNKFFHIGDINISLRRQGDTPWTSYSSAADRKHVIPINPAKNDLASADISPTLNNIPLKVVRSWRDDGGDLILSFEVSNPNDYPIEIGALGIPLPFNNNMDWKNLDQAHAQNVFFDPYIGQDAGYLQVNRLHGNGPSLLVLPYKNAGFEAYNPLNTDPTPRSITFEGFHEWMIHSKAYAETDWKGVEQWNTPTSTLLKPHESKTFALKFVLAPSIRQIESELLKNNRPVAVGLPGYVVPMDNPAKLFVKHNKAVKSVSVYPEGALTLTKKGSTAQQWTEYEVKGNRWGRARLTINYRDGITQTIHYKVIKSEKEVVQDLGHFLTTKQWYENDKDLFGRSPSVISYDYEEQQPITQNRSAWFAGLSDEAGAASWLAALMKQVLQPDQQEIAKLKRFVNETLYGHIQHKEGDKKYGVVKSLFYYEPDSMPAGTYRSDINWKTWSAWPKKEADDIGRSYNYPHVAAAHWVMYRLARNYNNLVNEETWDKYLERAYQTSIAMVEKAPYYAQFGQMEGSIFLIVLNDLRKEGLTTMADKLEAAMRKRAEHWKTLNYPFGSEMPWDSTGQEEVYLWSRFFGFDEKAQVTLNAIIAYMPTVPHWGYNGSARRYWDFVYGGKLSRIERQLHHYGSALNAIPVLTAYRDHPDDFYLLRIGHAGMMGALANVTADGFGPGAFHSYPSTLANDGISGDYGTGFYGYAVNSGTYIVEHPEFGWLAFSGNLKTEKQQVKVALTTASKGRVFLAKENLWLTTDAGEIAELHYDQKDHSVTLIFNNEAKQNSTNILLNVNPESHYEVEGINKDPLNRYVIPLSTKTVKLKKLK
- a CDS encoding family 43 glycosylhydrolase: MKHHFSCVILVTLVMSLTGLVAQPLKPYQKPNVLNPLLPGYFADPSIKKIADTYYIYATTDGNGWGAGPSQVWTSRDFKNWTIQPMNWPNTHWYWAPDITQGYDGRYYLYYSQPVEIFGAVADSPTGPWEPLVSGGKSMIPNYMVPGVITLDGQTFRDDDGRIYLFWGTWGIYPDHGCGVGILNRDMKTFEKTALIPNTVAKDFFEAPYMFKRKGIYYLMYSSGHCEDGTYRVQYVKSKIGPMGPFEYPSANPILITNEDGSIHGPGHHSILEQDNRYFIVYHRHNNPHAGGGFHRQVAMDELFFRPDGDIEPVRPTHAGVPDLLPTVTGPVDLAFGKTVQASSYYNADFRPAFLVDNNNGTLWRAKNNQGPAWVAIDLGKKLDIQTISIQFEYPTYAYQYRLETSVDGLAWKSFIDRSNNDRWASPIVEHGKAMARYVRLHVLNTQVNGLPRGVWNMKVYAQKLAQQTLWSAAQTMPVREITLGNLIHIDAANYLEGQQVKGIQNKGLLGGMFSTEHALAVKNYQGKKAFFFDGATALRSTFAVPQSLAANSSYSIALWVNNPDIARFEPLVAWSSGQQDLSKAIFGYGTDSGRGAITHGSWPDLGYASVPGANVWHHIVFSFDGYQESIYVDGKLQRKENRMLFVRPGDAFVLGASDVLDQHFSGYVSSLQVYNTSLDEEEVARLANEVPKSDFFALQTDDLNLGKLSTLRNQGTAKDTLVALDDAEVVVAGNRLALKGKAFESAALTDILRQQQYTLGFDWYDGAAWQHAMFVYDKGKKRFYRNGKAEKRVFSNKLLRVNKTSIELAYPFHFFRAYAGTLRSEEINAKFSQWKAGLANGLDGYVPQVLSPPRLINADQVFAQVEKRLGMWYLFRSEGESSGWKQQPYHLFKSFEPGKSIEVLAKDAFGNVSKPVVERVSAKRPQLVQPAHNESYSAKDQKIPFWDGYQYSERTDSTQTALAYLNGTWKIQSKNTKWGDADLLAPFVYKELEGDFTLEVKVSDVAGLARKARTSSEAGIMIQRTDSKDAYITNCILTGWNLGNLSRSIGPQIFQEENTGTGLNFSPYLQVQKIGNYFFLRCSGDGMYWKDLPGTPFLRADLNGKRLRVGLYQIAGNNQLGYGEFERLRIWK